A stretch of Papaver somniferum cultivar HN1 unplaced genomic scaffold, ASM357369v1 unplaced-scaffold_148, whole genome shotgun sequence DNA encodes these proteins:
- the LOC113335461 gene encoding uncharacterized protein LOC113335461, translating to MKKGKGVVIAAPNPPSGDESSSERKNVPALPTGRSAARNASSKYDFVKVKVWLGDNADHYYVLSRFLLSRMLTVTKIPNHVAIKIALELKKLLIDNSLLDVSQSDLEANLFKLMERRGYGEEYINRYNMMTRFHHQRVPLVILICGTACTGKSIIATQLAQRLNLPNVLQTDMVYELLRTSTDAPLVSTPVWARDYNSSEELITEFCRECRIVRKGLAGDLKKAMKDGKPIIIEGIHLDPSIYLMDEENRERNSTSVKDEEPNLGPPGAEDNNAVQKEPTSESAACKNGNAGTNCCPAERPEVELPTDEVTTIAENLEAIDLATSAPEDQGHVGEVLKTKTNPPAKNEKSPAEPVIIPIVLNMAEFDHKALLEEWISTRTFGEKFLAQDKKKLINNLKTVQDYLCSFDSQGLTVVNISATTFPQTLDWLHGYLLQCIERGSSSASTVTVKQQNEG from the exons atgaagaagggaaAAGGAGTAGTAATTGCTGCTCCAAATCCTCCAAGCGGAGATGAGAGTTCATCAGAAAGGAAAAATGTTCCTGCACTCCCTACGGGCAGATCAGCCGCAAGAAATGCTTCTTCAAAGTATGATTTTGTGAAG GTAAAAGTGTGGTTGGGGGATAATGCTGATCACTACTATGTTCTATCCAGATTTCTTCTCAGCAGAATGTTAACAGTCACTAAG ATACCTAATCACGTGGCCATTAAAATCGCTCTGGAGTTAAAGAAGTTGCTTATTGACAACAGCCTTTTGGATGT TTCGCAGTCTGATTTGGAAGCTAATTTATTTAAG CTCATGGAGCGTCGGGGTTATGGGGAAGAATACATAAATCGTTACAATATGATGACCAG ATTTCACCACCAACGAGTACCCTTGGTCATTCTTATTTGTGGAACTGCCTGCACGGGTAAGTCTATAATTGCCACTCAACTTGCACAACGGCTAAACTTACCAAATGTTTTACAG ACAGATATGGTGTATGAATTGCTTCGAACATCAACAGA TGCGCCATTGGTATCTACTCCAGTATGGGCACGAGACTACAACTCCTCTGAAGAGCTCATTACTGAATTTTGTAGAGAATGCAGAATTGTCCGCAAAG GTTTGGCTGGTGACTTGAAGAAGGCTATGAAGGATGGAAAACCTATTATAATTGAG GGAATACATTTAGATCCTAGTATATATTTAATGGATGAGGAGAACAGAGAGCGAAACAGCACGTCTGTAAAAGATGAAGAGCCAAATCTTGGTCCTCCGGGAGCAGAAGATAATAATGCAGTACAAAAGGAACCTACTTCAGAAAGTGCTGCTTGCAAAAATGGAAACGCCGGTACCAACTGCTGTCCTGCGGAGAGACCAGAAGTAGAGTTGCCCACTGATGAGGTGACCACAATTGCAGAGAATCTGGAAGCCATCGACCTAGCAACAAGTGCTCCTGAGGACCAAG GTCATGTGGGTGAAGTTCTTAAGACAAAGACAAATCCTCCTGCTAAAAACGAGAAATCTCCTGCTGAGCCAGTAATCATACCTATAGTTTTGAATATGGCGGAGTTTGATCATAAAGCACTCTTGGAGGAGTGGATATCCACGCGGACGTTTGGCGAAAAATTTCTTGCCCAGGACAAGAAAAAGCTAATAAACAATCTGAAGACCGTTCAAGATTATCTTTGCTCGTTTGATTCTCAGGGTTTGACTGTTGTCAACATATCTGCAACCACATTCCCACAAACACTGGATTGGCTACATGGTTATCTCCTTCAGTGCATTGAGCGAGGTAGTTCATCTGCATCCACTGTAACTGTGAAGCAACAAAATGAAGGTTAA
- the LOC113335447 gene encoding uncharacterized protein LOC113335447, translating into MCPMCKNQSETVQHCLFECTVARETWNLMCQHVNRNATIHNIYNNIVLPPHPIPNTICQQAQRIAPIQYQRRDTPSAIARQPPPNFEDFLKMQEHKEDFTLCCYIIWNIWLARNGKVYQNQVQTPQQTFHISLLLSQEYWWATKHNLFTPEANGQQLERTKPIKWIKWEAPTNQWLKINTDGATKMDGIGTPEVAGAGWICRDDRGSVIMAMATPIGKTSAIIAETWAMLLATRMEITKEWQYVHFETDSTSLLALISKEQSEAPWIIQNMLHEIRQNLQ; encoded by the coding sequence ATGTGCCCTATGTGTAAGAATCAATCGGAAACAGTCCAACACTGTCTGTTTGAATGCACCGTGGCAAGGGAGACTTGGAATCTTATGTGCCAACATGTTAACAGAAATGCAACCATTCACAACATATACAACAACATTGTACTACCACCACACCCGATACCAAATACCATCTGCCAGCAAGCACAGAGAATAGCACCAATCCAATATCAGAGAAGAGATACACCATCAGCAATTGCAAGACAACCACCACCGAATTTCGAAGACTTTCTGAAAATGCAGGAACACAAGGAGGATTTCACGTTATGCTGCTACATAATTTGGAATATTTGGCTGGCCAGAAATGGAAAGGTATACCAAAACCAAGTGCAGACACCACAACAGACCTTCCATATATCGTTACTGCTAAGCCAAGAATACTGGTGGGCCACAAAACACAATTTATTCACACCGGAGGCAAATGGACAACAactggaaagaacaaaaccaATTAAATGGATCAAATGGGAGGCACCAACAAATCAATGGCTGAAAATCAACACGGATGGAGCTACAAAGATGGATGGGATCGGTACACCGGAAGTAGCTGGAGCAGGATGGATATGCAGAGACGACAGGGGTTCAGTCATCATGGCAATGGCAACACCGATTGGCAAAACTTCAGCAATAATAGCGGAGACATGGGCTATGCTGCTAGCCACgagaatggaaataacaaaagaATGGCAATATGTCCATTTCGAAACAGACTCGACATCTCTGTTGGCGTTGATCTCGAAGGAACAGTCCGAAGCACCTTGGATCATTCAAAACATGCTGCACGAAATACGACAAAATCTGCAATAA